The Triticum aestivum cultivar Chinese Spring chromosome 5A, IWGSC CS RefSeq v2.1, whole genome shotgun sequence genomic sequence ATGCGATATGGGCAGGTATCAATGGTGAGATCGACCGCGCGGCCTTGCCGCACAGAGAAGACCGGAGGGGTCGTAGGACGGCCATAAATTTGAGCCAGTGGATCACCGAGAATTGCCCTCATTTGGAGAAGTGGGCGCAGGCTCACGACACCGGGCTCGGTATGGAATAATGACCAGCAACATGTCAGAGGTGTACAATGGTGTTCTTAAAGGGGTGCGAGCACTGCCTATCACAGCCCTAATTGAAGAAACTTGGAACCGGACCCTGTCATACTTTGCAGACAGGGTCACCGTCGCCCAAGCACAAGTTGAATTGAACAAGCCATGGTCCGAGAAGATGCAAAGACATCTGGATGAGAAAGCAAAGAAGTCCCAAAGTCATGGCTGCAGGAAAGTGGACGCACTTAGGAATAAGTGGGAGGTCAATGTGCGAGCCAAGTACGTTAAGGGTCACCacagaggatcaaaaaagcaaGCTGTCACCCTTGGCTCAACCTCCTGTGAGTGCACTTGTAACAAGCCCAAGCTTGAGGGCTACCCTTGCAGTCATGTGCTCCGGGCGGCTGCTGTTCAAAAAATCAACGTCGAGCCATACATATCGCCGTACTTCAACATGTACAATCTGTACAACACTTGGAACGGTGAGTTCTGGGCTTGGGGCATTGATATGAACTACAAAATGTTGTGGCCAGATGGGCCGAAATGGGTTCCGAACACCGACTTGATGAGAACCGCAAAGGGACGATGTCAGTCTAGGCGTCATCGCAATGACATGGACCATAGCCAGATGGGAGAACCAAGGCGATGCCGCGTTTGCAGGTGTCCTGGACATTCACGCAAAGACTGCCCGTATCGAGCCAACAACAACGCATAATATTGATATATATGTACTCGCCATGTCTATTTATATTTCTACTTGTTATGTGTACTTATATTAAATTTAAATTGATTCTCTTTGTATTATTGTACTCCTGATGTTAACTTCAGATAATTAATGTAAATCGTATCTCTTTGtatttttaagttaattttgatttGCATTTGTATTTCTGTCTTCCTCGTAATTTATATTTGTATGTTTGTGTGCAGGTTATGGGTGAAGTGCCAGTGCTTTTGCAGGGGCCCCATGACGCCGGCCACCGTTGCCACCTATTTTTGAAACCAAATACTAAGCATGATTATCGGTCTTTCAGACTTCGAACCATAAAGAAAATATGGCCAATACACAATCATTTCCTTGCTCACCTTGACGCTTATGGACTACAAGGTTTTGCTAGGCTCACATCATGCTACGACCAAGTACGTTCGGACCCATCCCTTTTGACATCCCTCGTTGACCGGTGTAGACCTGAAACCCACACCTTTCACTTTCGTTTTGGGGAGCTTGCACCTACACTGAAAGATGTTTCTATGATCACTGCTCTACCAATTAGAGGTGAGACGGTAGTCTCTCCACGAGTGTCTCCAACTTGGGCATTAGATATAGCAGCCCGTCTTGGGATGGAAATGCCAGAATCACAATGTTCTGGTAACCCTCGgggcatcccactcgtctggcttcGTGATAACTTTCTTAATTTATCTAACTTCGCCAATGAGGAGACGATAAAAAGACATCTGTTTGCGTATTTGTTGTGGCTCCTCGGGAATCTATTTCCAAATTCACATGGGGACGTTGTTCTCCCTGGTCTCATCTACATTGCAGAGAATATGGTAGATGAACCTTTACCCGAGCAGCCAAAATACAGCTTCGGTTCTGCCATGCTATCTCATACATACAGAGGCTTGTGTGATGCCACGCAAAAAACCTCTTTCGCACAAAAAGCTCCATTATTTTGTGTCGCCTATGAGTTTCTACAGTTGTGGTCCTGGGAATACCTCCCTGTAGGACGACCTCGTATAGTACAACCCATATACCCATACGACTTTGGCGAGGGTGCTAGCGCAACTATGGCCACCAGGTGGACAAAGGCACGGAAACGTTGGTCTCCAGATATTGCGAAAAATTGTTACCCTATGTACCACCAGCAGTTTGAGATACTTGATGAGGCAGAAGTCACATGGAACCCGTGGACTCAGGACCAGCTAAAAATGGTCTTTGATGCTCGACACTTCACACCAGACATGTTGACCGATAGTGCATTCTGGCTGACTCGCTGCAACTTATTGTTCCTGTGGTGTGTTGAACCTTACAACCCAGAGCGTGTAATGAGACAGTTCGGTCTCTATCAAGAAATTCCACCACCTTTTCCCAGACGTATCGACGAGGAAACACATAAGTAAGATGTGACATCCCTAAATAGTTAGTGTCATTTTTAATTTACTAAACTCACACTTTGTTACATAATTTGCAGGCTAACAAATATGGGCAGGGGTTGGAGTTTATACGATTGGAGGGAAGAGAACAGTGAATGAGTACACAAGTGGGAAAATGAAGCGCTAACAGATATAGTGCGTCAACTTAGGTATATTTTATGTACATTATTTTTTTACGATGATCATACGATGCGTGAAGATGCTTTGCTTTCATCATAACGGTTTATGTAATTATTTAATTTCGCAGACCGTACGATGGAAGTACAGATCAAGCGTACAAGCAGTGGTACTGCATGAACACACGTGCTAGCTTGGCCAGTCAGCCAGCTACTATACCAACACATCTCACACAAGAGGAGCAGGCGCGGAGACATGTTGAGCTGCATGCAGCTTACTATCGTGACCACCTGGTAATCACTTGTAACTTTTTTAGGTCCATCATTTCATAATCATTTGAACTAAATAACATCTAAATATTGTTCAGCTTGAAAATGTCAACGAAGTAGGGCAGATGGCTACGGATAGCATGCCGGCCCAGGGCCCATATCGCAAGACATTCCAGAAACTTTTGCAACAATTCGTGGCAAAGAAGTTCAGATGCGGTAGAGGCGACGACGTTGCCACTGGAGCATACATGCCGGTAGCGAGGTCAGCCAGACCGAGTGCGGCACCGTCGTCCAGACCGAGCGAGGCGCGTACGAGCCATGAGCAATGGGGGGAGGGTCCGAGTACTAGAACGACATTGCCACGACATGACTCATCTCTGCCGCTGCATCGCTCTTCTTCGATGCAGCTTCGTCAGGGGCAGACATCTCAGGACCATGGCACGGGCTTGGATTCGATGCCCGAGCAATTTCTTTCCCCTAACCCATATGCGTACACAGGATATGATGCATACACCCAAGGTGAGGGATCTCAGCCGTATCTCTCCACGCGAGGGATCCCCATGCCCGAGGAGACTCGTGTACCCGATTTAAACCAGCACCACGTACAATGGCCAGACAGTATAGGAGAGGGATATGCTCAGGTAGTCATGTTTACATTTCAATGCATTTACAATGATATCATATATTATCCTCTACCAGTTTGTTTAAAATGTTTCTATGTGCAGGACACACCTGATGTTAATTGGGGCGATGAGAACACCCAACGCGGCGTCAACACAGGCCTTCGGGGAGCATCACATGACCATGGCGTCAACACAGGCCTCCGGGGAGCATCACATGATCTTGGTGACACGGTTACGTCATTAGTTACAGAGTTCTTCGGAGGGgacgttattggcccatcttttATCCCCCCGGAGTCACAACCATACGCCTACAATTATGCTTCAGGTTCGCAACAAGGATTTGCGACTCCACCACCTACGCAGGACTCGCAGACACATGAAGCCGAATTGGAGTACGGCCGCGGTCTTCGTGTGCCCCGGCCACCTAATCGCTTGTCGCCTTCCGGTCGTAAGGAAAGGCCAGGTGGTCGTCGTTAAGTAGGGTGATTCATCTATGCACGTGCGTGACCCATTGTATCTACATATGTGTGTATCAGACTTTTCAATTTGAACATCTATGTATGCTGAAATAAAAATGCACCAGTCAGGAACAATTTTCAAGCAACgctttcccctcaatattttcccgcaaacgctttccctccatatgttccgccacccgtttcccgccaaccccttcccgccatatcttcctgccacccgtttcccgccaaccctttccctccatataccgcagtcgttctttcccgccattttctcctctttacctataaaacccccttcagacggaggtggataagcattcgagtgtagtgtagtcgagatgtcccattatcctttcgatcgtagttttcaccctgggatgagtaGCACTCTTccgaggctagctaccgatttcaggatggacaataggatagttccatgggacgatctcaccggtagtgacaccataataaatgagttggctcaccaattatgTAGGTCTgagtggcctgaaaggacctatgaggaggtacgtaaagaacttcttaggttggaTGCAAGGTGGAAGAAGGTTGTGGAGCCTAAGAGTGAAACTTTTAGAAGGACTGCAGAAAAccatccatttttatggactgaggagagcgaggacgaagatgatatcttcatgccgccgcttccgggttctgcatcgtcaaagggcaagagttctgcatcgtccaagggcaagagtactgcatcctcgaagggcaagagttcttcatcgtccaagggtaagagttctgcatcctcaaagggcaagagttctgcatcgaccgaggatgacgatgatgccttcatgtagtttttaagctgtattccagttgtaccgtttaattcagatgtacttgcattattagtttATACTCTCTTATTGTAaggcattatgttctatcttaatttCATTTTATAGTTGTTGCACGATGCTCGATAATtagtggagggaaagaaaatgccaCTACTTTATTCTAAAACTATATATTTTTTCCATCACGACAAGGTacaactgaaaataagatacaACACGATAAGGTACAGCTGAAAATAAGATACATCGTAGAATTTAAATAAAGCTACATTTAACTACTGAAATGAAGCTACATTAAACTGCAGAAATAAAGATACAAATGATTGCGAAATTTAAAATACTACCACAGGAATCTACTGAGTCCAAcgtggatattttccttttccatcgccagcttcttctgctgccttggcctgacgagccctttctttctttctctgcctctccgcctcacgagcctcctttcgctgtcgttcctgctcctccatgcgacgagcctcttccctgtttttctttcccatttcctcaaaaaaacggtgttgctccgcatagtattcttttaactctctctcttgctctgctttctcctcagcttccaCCTTCTCGCGTCGCTCTTCCGCAAATAAACTATTCCACGCACGGCGACTTCTTTCACGAATCTCAGTCACTGCCCAAGCCGGCTTCTCCGTGTCAATCCAACGATAGTACATGCACAGAGGCGGAGGAGACTACAACAAGAAACAAGAATGTTACTAAAGAATCaataaaaataccaacaatatctattcgtgatggttaaaccataccggaggcttgtcgtactctgaaatagctacggcaggatcttcctcataattggcgcacatgaaaaacttcatgcccaaccaatctgaaaaatccgtcacctccttcaccttgcaaagatCGCCACACCAACACCGCAGGACTGCCACCCCTGGAGGCAAACTTGCAGTCTTCATTTTCCTCGGCCTAATGCTTTGATCCGAACAAGGCAAACTCATATCAACTGAAAAAAATGTGTACACACTTTGCTCACTGGCGATTTCTAGGATGGCTGGACGAGAGCCTCGGTGTCTTCTTTTATAGGCTCAGACGATTAATGATGACGAGAAAATAAGCGAGAACAGAGGAAATTAGGCGGGATATTTTAGGATCCCTGTACTGTCGGCACTACAGAACCAAAAGCAGGCATCAGTGTCCATATCCCCGCGCGGAAATCACGCTCTTGGGTGCTGTCACCTCACCTGCAGCAGCAATTTTCAAAGCATGGGAATGAGCGCCATTTGCCACAGTTCTCATGTCGGTCACACTGCAGATTCTCGCAGTGCCGTCGCATCCGCTAACGCAAAAGAAGCAAAAGCCAGAGTGATTCCCGCGCGTGAAATTCGTCGTCCTCCGCGCCTGGGAACCCGCCTTGTTAGCAACAGTAAAATTTGTCCTGGCAAAGCAACAAAACTGACGCCGCACGAGAATCAGCGCCTGAAAAAGAGTACGCGCACGGGAATCAGCGCCTCAAAGCAGCGCTGCCGCCTCACCTAGTGGCGGCCGGGCCCGCTGTCTCGTCACGCGCGCAGCAGGCCGTGTCGGCCGGGGAGCGACAGCGGCAGCGGTGGCCGCCTCACCTGGTGGCGGCCGGGCCCACCTGACCCGGCCCGTTACGTCGCCGCATGATGAACTGTGCACGCACCGTTATACACCGGGCTGCTGCCTCGTGTTGTGGCGGCCGGGCCCGCCGCCTCACGGCGTGGCGGCAGGTGacacgtgtcgcctgccgcgcctgccgccactaGTGAGGGGGTCTCTTTTATCAATTTCGTCCGCAGGGGGTCTTTTTTGGCAATTCCAGTCGGCAGAGGGTCTCTTTCgacaaaaaatcaaaagaaaaaccTAGAACATCTTATAATTCAAAATGAAGGAGTATATACTACAATAATCTAAAGATAAAAAAAGCAGCACCGGATCCACTGTTTAAAACGCCACATATCTGGACGCCTAGCTTTTGAACGAGAAAGAAGTTCTAGGGACATCGTGCCGGGTGCGAGCAAGGGCTCGGAGCACGTAGCGGCATGGGTACCTACCACCCCCTCGACGTGTGCCTCGCAACACAGCTCGCAGTTTACAATACCATAACACGTATTGTGCCAACGTGCCATTACAGCGGCGAAACACACATCAGCGGGATCATTGGAAGCAGAAACCAAAGAGAAAACAGATGAGGGAACACCCGAGACCGGAGATCCGACCCAACGGTCCCTCCACAAAGCCCCAAAGAAGTCACATGCATATgcttttttttaacacaatacagacgcaagcgctcatataaatgcgcatacactcattcctattaacgcacacacgcacaacactatcatcttaagattttacgaagtcaccgtaggcacctcgtagtcgacgggaacgtctcctcccactgaaagtgtATCGCCGGAAttactgaaataaatccagaataaatgcgagcaccagaatttAAACCCTgttgggttggggataccactgtccacctagcCATCTCAACCAGAGGTTGGTTCGCGTCACATGCATATGATGATGAGTGGTGATCCTTGTCTCAAAAAAGGTGAGTAGTGATCCTTTTCTTCTTTTTGCGGGGGAGTGGTGATCCATTATGAAGAGAGAAAACGTGCAGTTGAACTTGGAAGGTTTAGACTCGCTCGATCGAGCTACGCACGTTCGCGGAAGTTTATACAAGGGTGGGAATTAGCATTGGATTATCGTAGTGAGGCGGCATATATTTGGCAAGCAATATGCTTTCCAATTTTGATAGAAGTAAATGTGAAATAAATACGAATGTATATTTACAAACGGAAATATGAAAGTGCTGTTGGATTTTGAAGCAAATAAGGATGTACAAATGCATATTCATGTGTCAAAAAAAGTTATTGCTACCCAATTTAGATAGAAGTAAATGTAAAATATACGAATGCATCTTTAGAGATGGAAATATGAACCTGGTGCTGGATTATGAAGATAATATGGATGTAAAAAACGCATTTTCATGTGCCTGAGTAAAAGTATGCTAGGCAATCTCACCAATTCTACCCGTATATATAGACCAATTATAAGATCTGAAAATCAAACAAAGTGGTCagatgttattttttgtgattGGACCTACAAAATTATGGTGGTATGGTTTTTATCTATGTTGCACATATGTTGTCTACCATTATATCGTCAGACTTATAATACATCATGGCATAGTCATGGATTTGTTTATTTTTACcctatttttttgcgggaaaaactttcaatctattcatcttcattGTAGTAGTACAACTAATACTAGAAATAATAAACATTACATCcggatccgtagaccacctagcgacgagtaCAATCACTGAAGCAAGCGGAAGGCGTGCCGCTGTCATCGACCCTCCCTCGTCGGAGCCTGGCAAATCTTGTTGTCGCCGCCGTCtagggagacctttattccatatTTAGGGAGTCACCGTCGTTTCGTCTTTCTGAGcgggacacaaaccctaacaaagctcaaAAAAAGATCTAAAAACAGGGTCCTCCTATCGGCAAGGCCcgagatccactccgcctccatggccctaaggccaccggagacgggacGAACCGGCGTCAGCGCCGTCGGGAGGCAGAGAACCCTATTTTTTTTACCCTATATTAGTATGCCGCTAAACTTCTCAGATGTTCGCACCCCCTCTAATTGGATAAACATCACCAGTATCGATATCCGAGAATTCATTTAATAACATATGCATTTACATCGTACTTGTTTGGAAATATGGGAAATGAAAATAAGAAGAGCCTTATCCAATCCATTTTCACCTCCTCGCTAGCACTACCTCTGCTTTTATTCACTCTGCATATTAACATTGTCATAACACAAGTTTATTAAGTTTTTCCAAAATTTATAATATGGACACTTATAATACAATAACCAATACTCtatccgttcacaaatataagatgttttgaattTTCAGGATGGTCTATATACAAACTAAAATTAGTGAACAAACACACTTAAATATCTATGTTCATCCGTTTCACAAAAAagttaaaacatcttatattgtaAAACAATGGAAATATATATAATGAATCTTGTGGTGTTGTAGATGCTGTTAAATTTGTCTACAAAGTTAGCCAGAGTTCACAAAATTTGACTTAATATTTGTACACTAATCTAGGCGTGAAGAGAAAATAAAATCACATCTGTTTCGAATCATAATACGTTTCGGATATTTAATATAGACTATACATACTTACACGAGTGAACAAACACATAAAAACGCGTCTACATGCATCCGACTCAAAAAAAACCCAAAGCATCATGGCATAGTTATAAGATAGACCCAAAGCATCCGACTCAAAAAACGCGTCTACATCACTCTGCATATTAGCTTTGTCATAAGAcgagtttataaagtttgaccaaaattTATAATATGGACGTTTATAAATACTGTAACTAATACTCTATCCGTTCACAAGTATAAGATGTTTCGAATGTTTCAAGATGGTCTACATACAGACTAAAATTAGTGAACAAACACACTTAAATGTATCTATGTTGATCCGATTCACAAAAAGTTAAAATATCTAATATtgtaaaacagagggagtatatataatgaatctAGTGGCATTGTAGACGCTGTTAAATTTTTCTATAAAGTTAGCCAAAGTTCACAAAAATTGACTTAATATTAGTACACTAATCTAGGCGTGAAGAGAAAATAAAATCACATCTGTTTCGaatcataatacatttcgggtatttaatgttggaaatatgagcaaattactacgagatataatccgaataaataggaaataaatcatgacagcaatagcagagattaaactaatcatgcgaactaacatagtagatgaacagatcacatctagggcacatactaaaaacatgaattctaccacgatctcgaacaggaaggatagaatcacatacggtgcagcgggagcagcaccaccggcgttgacgttgtcgcccatgtcgtcgaggatgaggttgccaaggtcggggaagaagtcgtcgttcgcgaagtcgtcgctgccagcagtcgcgcgagtgcgctccccaaaaacctgatcgcccctctcccatacaggatcatgagaggcggggttccggaggcctgctgtcccttctcccggtgcacggcAAAAatagggatggagaagacttgttGACGTCTGCCTGaatatatagtgcgggccgggtagatCGTCGGAGTAAACCCCACATTCGAGTCGTCACGAtgcaaaagaatcggaaacggtttagtaattaacgcgtccgttaattattaattaatgactcatcaatttttcccgagcagcaaaaatatagacaacgtgcatagctctgtcctcggctcggctcaatcccgcaacccgcaacccgcgCCGTGTCGCGTCGCGTCGCatcgtggcgaggcgagcgaggaggaggagcgcgcgtgtaggtctcctcttctcatgctcatacaagtggtagaagagctcaccttataaagaggtgcaactctttCTCAACTTccagggtgggactaaactttagtctcactcactccactcacatgtgtgcatgaatgggccaagagaatttcagaattttagttgggctttgggccaaaggcctactagcaaaatttcaacaatcccccacaaagtctcattggcacatctcatcatttagtttcaaaatattgtttatataccggtgcttagtggagactgtgaagttaaATTTCCACTTaaagatttatgctacactagatcacaacttgaatagtggactatgccttgaactacaagttttctgcgagactagtttcacacaaattcttgaccgatactgggctgccgcaaggcttccccgctggtggagcgtatacgtcatactccagggccttttcatgaatttattaaagaacacccaattctcacagactgcgacgttaacagtcaaattcatataggtgtgttccttagAAGATGTTCTGtgggacaacatctctgcttacccgaataagtcacttagaacacattaagataagtatcaacctgccatgcagattaggagagtattgcatcttcatggagtgggataagtaatatagggatactctcctcccagctgaccaacagcttgtctcccacttctacttcacgggatctccgatcacatagagtgggttaccactatggacaactcatgcggtgggtctcagacccatctccatcgatgcattatctatcacattacgtgatagaccctttgtgaagggatctgccaaatttttcgacgtttggatataatccaacgtaataactccggagttcctcaattttctgacagatttcagtctcctcttcacatgccttgaggacttcatattgtccttagaattgtttatcttgacgatcacagtttgattatcacagttcatcaggatagggggtattggtttttcaaccatag encodes the following:
- the LOC123101426 gene encoding serine/threonine-protein phosphatase 7 long form homolog; amino-acid sequence: MITALPIRGETVVSPRVSPTWALDIAARLGMEMPESQCSGNPRGIPLVWLRDNFLNLSNFANEETIKRHLFAYLLWLLGNLFPNSHGDVVLPGLIYIAENMVDEPLPEQPKYSFGSAMLSHTYRGLCDATQKTSFAQKAPLFCVAYEFLQLWSWEYLPVGRPRIVQPIYPYDFGEGASATMATRWTKARKRWSPDIAKNCYPMYHQQFEILDEAEVTWNPWTQDQLKMVFDARHFTPDMLTDSAFWLTRCNLLFLWCVEPYNPERVMRQFGLYQEIPPPFPRRIDEETHKLTNMGRGWSLYDWREENSE
- the LOC123107266 gene encoding MAP7 domain-containing protein 1-like; translated protein: MSLPCSDQSIRPRKMKTASLPPGVAVLRCWCGDLCKVKEVTDFSDWLGMKFFMCANYEEDPAVAISEYDKPPSPPPLCMYYRWIDTEKPAWAVTEIRERSRRAWNSLFAEERREKVEAEEKAEQERELKEYYAEQHRFFEEMGKKNREEARRMEEQERQRKEAREAERQRKKERARQAKAAEEAGDGKGKYPRWTQ